The following is a genomic window from Sedimenticola thiotaurini.
CTCACAATAGACCCCGGCCTCGCGCACCCGCCGGGCAATCAGCTGGGTGTACTGGGAACCGAAATCGAGGATGAGTATGCGGTGAGCGTGGATATCCTGATTAGTCATAGGTCTGCATTCCAATCATGTTGAAACAAAAGAACCGCAGAGAGGTAGTGACTACTCACCACCGGTCTGCGGCTTCCGGACAGTTACAACGTGGCGATCAACTCTGGCGATAGTTGGGCGCCTCTTTGGTGATGGCCACATCATGTACGTGCGACTCGCGCATACCGGCGTTGGTCACCCGGACGAACTCCGGCTTGGTGCGCATTTCGTCGATGTTGGCACAGCCAGTGTAACCCATGCTGGCCCGTACGCCACCGATCAGCTGGGTGATCACATTCACCAGCGGACCTTTATAGGGCACGCGGCCCTCGATACCTTCAGGCACCAGCTTGTCGGAGTCCTGGGTATCTTCCTGAAAATAGCGATCAGCAGAGCCGTGCCGCGCCTGCATCGCGCCCAGGCTGCCCATGCCCCGATAGGCCTTGTAGGAACGACCCTGGTAAATCTCCACCTCGCCCGGCGCTTCCTCGGTACCGGCCAGCAATCCACCAATCATCACGGTGTAGGCGCCGGCGGCCAGGACCTTGGCGATATCACCGGAGAAACGCAGACCACCATCGGCGATCAGCGGTACGCCGGTGCCTTCCAGCGCCTCGGCCACGTTGGCCACGGCGGTAATCTGGGGAACCCCGACGCCGGCGACGATGCGGGTGGTACAGATCGATCCGGGACCGATACCGACCTTGACCGCATCCGCACCCGCCTCCACCAGAGCCCGGGCTGCTGCTGCGGTCGCAATATTGCCGCCGATCACCTGCACCTGAGGAAAAGTCTGCTTAACCCAGGCCACCCGATCCAGCACGCCCTTGGAGTGACCGTGGGCGGTATCCACCACGATTACGTCAACTCCGGCTGCCACCAGGGCCTCGACGCGCTCCTCGGTTCCCTCGCCGACCCCGACGGCGGCGCCGACCCGCAGCCGTTCCTGGTCGTCACGACAGGCGAAGGGGTAATCCTTGGCCTTCTGGATGTCCTTCACCGTGATCATGCCGCGTAGCTGGAAGGCGTCGTTGACCAGCAGAATCTTCTCGATACGGTTGGCTCGCAGCTTGGACATCACCTCGTCCCGATCCGCGCCCTCCTTGACCGTGATCAGGCGCTCCTTGGGGGTCATAATGGCCGAGACCGGCTCATTCATACGGGTCTCAAAACGCACATCCCGGTTGGTAACGATGCCCACCAGATCGTCCCCATCAACCACCGGCACCCCGGAGATCTTGTTCGCCTGGGTGATCTTGACCAACTCGCCAATCGTCATGGAGGGCCCCACGGTGATCGGGTCGATAATGACACCGCTCTCGTAGCGCTTGACTGCGCGAACTTCGGCAGCCTGCTGTTCAGCTGTCATATTTTTGTGCATGATGCCGATGCCGCCTTCCAAAGCCATCGCTATCGCCAGGCGGGATTCGGTCACCGTGTCCATGGCAGCGGAAACCAGGGGTATATTTAACCGGATTTCGCGGGTGAACTGGGTGCTCAGGTCCACATCCTTGGGCAATACGCTGGAGTGGGCGGGCAGAAGCAGGACATCATCAAAGGTAAGGGCTTCCTGAACGAGGCGCATAATGGGTTCCCAAGTGAAAGGTGTTTCAGTAAACCGAGTATTATAAAATCTTGATGATTCAAGGTAAACTCAAAATCAATATTTATTTCTAAAACCGAGTCAACGCCAGCGTGGCCCCTTTATGCCCCCCAGTGATACAGAACTTAATTTCCAGCGGGATATCTACAGTGTCTCCCGCCTCAACAGCGAGGTCCGGGCCGTGCTGGAGGGCAGCTTTCCGCTGCTCTGGGTAGAGGGGGAGATCTCCAACCTGGCGCGCCCCGCCTCGGGCCATATCTATTTCACCCTGAAAGATCCCCAGGCCCAGGTGCGCTGTGCCATGTTCCGCATGAAGCGCCAGCGACTGCGCTTCCAGCCGGAAAACGGCCTCAAGGTACTGATCCGGGCCCGGGTGGGCCTGTACGAGGGCCGTGGCGAGTTCCAGCTGGTGGCGGAGCACATGGAGCTGGCAGGCGAAGGGGATCTGCAACAGGCCTTTGACGCCCTGAAACTGAAGCTGCAGCAGGAGGGGCTTTTCGACAGCAGCCATAAACTGCCCCTGCCCCTGCTGCCGAAACGGATCGGGCTGATCACCTCCCCCAGTGGCGCCGCCATCCGGGACGTGCTGAGCGTACTGCAGCGACGACTGCCTGCCGTGCCAATTCTGATCTACCCGACCCAGGTCCAGGGAGAGGAGGCCCCACGCTCCCTGGTCAACGCCCTGCGGTTGGCCGAACAACGCCAGGATTGCGATCTGCTGATCCTGACCCGGGGTGGCGGCTCCCTGGAAGACCTGATGGCGTTCAACGATGAGGCGGTAGCCCGGGTCATCCACGATCTCACCATCCCGCTGATCTCCGCAGTGGGTCACGAGGTGGATTTCACCATTGCCGATTTCGTCGCCGACCGGCGCGCCCCGACCCCGTCAGTGGCGGCGGAGCTGGCCACTCCGGACAGAGAGGAAGTGCTGGACCGGATCAACTCCCTGCAACGGCGTATCCGCCTGGCAACGATCCGCCATCTTACCGATAGCCGCAGGAGCCTGGAGAACCTCACCAAGCGGTTGGAGCGGGGCCATCCGGGTAACCGGTTGCAGCAGCAGCTACAGTACCTGGATGACCTGAGCCTACGCCTGGCGCGCGGTATCCGGAGTCAACTGGACCGGCGCCTGGCGACCATCGGGTTACTGGAAAGTCGGCTGCAGGGAGTTATCCCGACTCACCAGATCCGGCGACAACGGGAACAGTTCGACGGACTCAGTCATCGGCTTATCCTGGCCGCCGCCGCCAACTTGCGCATCAAACGTCAATCCCTCGAATCGGCCATCGGAAAACTGGACACCCTGAGCCCGCTCGCCACACTCCATCGCGGCTACTCCATCACCCGGGTACTGCCGAGCCATGAGCTGTTGCAACAGGCCAGCCAGGTGCAGCCCGGTGACGAACTGGAGACCCGGGTCATGGATGGAACCCTCATCTCGGTGGTTAGCCGTATCGACAGCAATTAACAAGCAAACAAATTGCCGCTGTACGACCCCGATATTTGACAGATTTTCCCCTGATACCGATGGCACAATCCGGGGCGGTCAGACGACGAAAAAGCGTCGTCCTGTCCATCCCATTGGCGACAGGTTGCGTACGATACGAAACAAATACCACACAAATAGATGGATTCTCTGTTTCATGTGTAACTATTGCGCCCAAAACAGAAACCCGTTATGAATGCGCTATGATCTCACCAAAATCCCTTCTCACCGCAGCCATCATTGCCTCTCTGGTAGCCATTGGCCCGCTCTCCACCGACATGTATCTGCCGGCCTTTCCCATGCTGATGCAGAGCTTCGATGCCGATATCAACCAGGTGCAGAATACCCTGAGTATATTTCTGATCGGCTTCGCCCTGGCCCAGCTGATCTACGGCCCGTTGTCCGACCGGTTCGGCCGAAAGCCGGTGTTGATGGGCGGATTACTGCTGTTTGCCCTGAGCAGCCTGGCGATTGTCTTTACCGACTCCATCAGCACCCTCTCAGCGCTGCGCCTGTTGCAGGCCATCGGTGGCAGCGCCGGGCCGGTGCTGGGGCGCGCCATGGTGCGGGACATTTACGGCCCCACGGAATCGGCTCGCCTGCTCTCCTACATCAGTACCGCCATGGCAGTGGCCCCGGCTGCTGCGCCCATTATCGGCGGTTACCTGTTGGTCTGGTTTGGCTGGCACTCCATCTTCCTGTTTCTTGCCGTCTACGGCGCTATCGGTCTCCTGCTACTGGGGATACGCATCCCGGAAACCGCACCGCCTGGCAGCCACCACGTTATGTCCGTCAGCAGTCTGCTGAAAAACTACGGTATTCTGCTGAAACACCCGACCTGGCGCTGGTACACGCTCACTTGCAGCTTTGTCTTTGCCGGGCTGTTCTCTTTTCTGTCCGGTTCATCTTTTATCATCATTGAGTTTCTCGGTTACAAGGAGGAGCAGTTCGGGCTCTTTTTTGCCCTGGTGGTGATCGGTTTCATGCTCGGCACCCAGATCGCCGGTCGCCTGGTACGCCGCATCGGTATCAACCGGCTGCTCGGTTATGGTTCGCTGATCGCCGCCACCGGCGGCATCAGTATGCTGATCCTGGCCCTGGCCGAAGTGCATCATGTGGCTGCGGTGGTGGTGCCCCATATGGTCTATATGGTTGGCGTCGGCATTGTCATGCCGCAATCCATGGCAGGCGCCCTGGCCCCGTTCCCGCACATGGCGGGTGCCGCATCGGCATTACTCGGTTTTATCCAGATGTCGTTCGCTGCCGGCGTGGGTGTACTGGTAGGGCACTATCATGATGGCTCTCCACTCACCATGTCCTTCTCCATCGCCCTGATGGGCACGCTCACTCTGATCAGTTTCCGCCGGCTGCAGCGGATCAATCGGCAAAACGAAGATGATGATCAGGATGGCGAAGAGGAGCCGGCCAGCGCCGCATAACAGCAGACCGGATTGGTGAACGGCTCAGGCTACTTGCGCTTACTATGGGATTTAAGTCGCTGACGCTTCTGCACCTGGCGCTGGGTCAGCTTGTTCTTGCGATCCTTGAAAGGGTTGTCACCCGATTTGAACTCGATGCGGATCGGCGTGCCGGTCAGTTTCAGTACCTCCCGGAAACGGTTCACCAGATAACGTTTATAGGTGGTTGGTACCGCATCGGTCTGATTGCCATGAATCACGATAATCGGTGGATTCTGCCCACCCTGGTGAGCATAGCGCAGTTTGATCCGACGTCCATGCACCATAGGTGGTTGGTGCTCCTGCACTGTCCATTCAAGGATGCGGGTCAACTCCGGGGTGGCCAGTTTGCGGGTGGCATTGGCATAGGCTGAATCCAGCGCCTGGTAGAGTTTGCCCACACCGGAACCGTGCAGTGCGGAGATGAAACGCTTGGCGGCAAAATCGAGAAATGGCAGTTTCCGGTCGATATCATCCTTGACCCGATCCCGTTGGTCCGGTTGCAGGCCATCCCATTTATTGATCACCACCACCAGGGCACGACCGCTCTCCAGAATGTGCCCCGCCAGGGTCGCATCCTGTTCACCAACACCTTGCTGTGCATCCAGCACCAGCATCACCACATTGGCCCGTTCAATCGCCTGCAACGTCTTGATGACGCTGAACTTCTCGATCATTTCACTGACCCGGGCGCGACGCCGGACACCGGCCGTATCGATCAGCGTGTAGGGTTTGTCATCATGGGTGTAGGTGATGAAAACGCTGTCCCGGGTGGTACCCGGCTGGTCAAAAGCGACCACCCGCTCCTCGCCGAGCATCCGATTAACCAGGGTGGATTTTCCCACATTGGGGCGACCCACCACGGCGATCAGGGTGCCGGTATCCTGCTCCGGCGCCAGCCCGTCCGGTTCGGGGAACGCGTCCAGCACGTCATTGATCAGAGAGCGCACGCCACGGCCATGGGCGGCGGAAATGGGTAAGGGCTCACCCAGCCCCAGGGAGAAAAAATCCGCACCGGCCATCGCCCCATCCAGGTTTTCACTCTTGTTCACCACCGCGCTGACCGGCTTGCCGGTACGGCGGAGTTGGCTTGCGATGACGGCATCCGCGGGCGTGCAGCCGGCCCGGGCATCCAGCAGAAAGAGAATATGGTCGGCTTCTGCAATGGCCGCCTGCACCTGCTGTTCCATCAGCTGATCGACCCCGCTCTCCTCGCCACTCAGGCCGCCGGTATCCACTACCACGTAGGGACGGTCGCCCAGCTTACCAACCCCATACTGACGATCGCGGGTCAATCCCGGCTGATCCGCCACCAGCGCATCACGACTTCGGGTCAACCGGTTAAACAGGGTCGACTTGCCCACATTGGGTCGGCCTACCAGGGCAATTACGGGCAGCATGTTTGGCACATTTATACTCGATGATCAGCTATCGGAAATCGTCACGGCAGCCATCTCGCCACCATCCGCATAAATATAGACGACACCATCAATGACCAACGGTGGCGTTGAAATGGCGGACTTTGCAATCCGCACACGTCCTTCCAGGCGACCGTCAACACGGGACAGGAAGTGCAGATAACCTTCAAAATCACCCACCAGTACATGCTCACCCAACACCATCGGAGCCGTCAGCTTGCGATACTGAAGCGCTTTGTTCTTCCAAAGCGCGGAGCCATTACCGGGATCCACCGACACCACATGGTCGGCCTCGTCAGAGACATAGATCTGGCCGTAATCAGCCCCCATACCGGCATAGGATGAGAGCTTACGCCGCCACAGCACGATACCGGTCTGGATCGATACAGCGGTCATTTCACCCTGATAGGTAACGGCATAGACCACGTCGCCAATTACCAGTGGATCGCCGTCGATATCCACCATTCGCTCCAGTTCAGAGCGTCCGCTGGGCGCTGACACCGTGATCTCCCAGAGCAGATCGCCTTTCTGCAGATCCAGCATCACCAACTTACCGCTGGCGAAACCACAGATCACATAACCATCCACGATCACCGGGGAACTGCTGCCATGCAGCGTCAGTACCGGGATGGATCGGTCATATACCCACTTCTCAGCGCCGTTTTCCGCATCCAGCCCAAACAGCTTGCCGTCGATGGTATGCACCACCACCACACCTCGGCCGGCCTTGGGTACTGACAGCACTTCACTGCTCACCTGGGCCCGCCATTTCTCCTGCCCGGTATCCTGTTCCAGGGCAACCACTTCGGCATTACTGGTGCCGAACAGCACCAAACCTTCGCCGGCACCGGGTCCGCCGGAGATCTCCAGTTCAGTATCGACCGACCAGACAGGTCGACCGGTGGCCGCTTCCAGGGCACGCACCGTGCCACTTCGACTGGCACCGTAGATCCGATCCCCCGCCACAAAGGGAACCAGCTTGACCCGCTGTTCATCCGCACCATCGCCGATCGAAGCCGACCAGATCACCCGGGCAGGGACGGAACTGGCCATCTCCACCAGTTCCGCAGGCGGCTCTGAATTGTCCTCATCGGACAGCCAGTTAAGCGGATTCATGGAACTGCAACCAGCCAGCAGGAGCACCAGCGGCAAACTCAACAGATAGCGCGTCATGGGCAATCCTCGGGGTTATTCAGCTGCGGCAAGATCATCGAACTTCATCTGCACCAGGGCGCTGTTGCTCACATCGTATTCCAGCGCCTCCTTATAGGCCTGGCGCGCCGCCGCCGGGTTTCCCTGCTGCAGGGCAATATCACCTTTCAGTTCGGCGAAGTCGCCCCTGAAGCTGTCTGCCGGGGCCTGCGCCACCAATGCGGAAGCCTCATCCAGAGCCCCCTGATCCAACAGCAGTCGGGCCAGACGCAGACGGGCAATCTGCTGCAGGGAGGGGTCGCCCGCCTCGGCAATGACCCACTGCAACTGCGTCTTCGCCCCATCCACATCACCCTGTTGGAATTTCACTTTAGCCAGATCCAGGGCGGCAAACACCGCGTAGGGGGTCTGCCCGTACTGGGTCACGATGGCCTCTGCCTGGCTAACCACAGCTGGCGAATTGGTCGCCACACTGTTGCTCAACAGCTCAAACTGCTGTGAAGCCTGCTCAGTGACCTGCTGCTGATGCTGGCTCCAGTATTGCCAGCCAAACACACCACCCAGGCCGAGAACAATACCGGCGATAACCGACTTGCCGTTCTCTTTCCACCAGTTTTTAAGTGCCTCTACCTGTTCCTCTTCGGACAGATTCACATCAACCATGTTGTCCTCCCTTTCCGCCGCCAGCGGATAAATAATTTGTTACCGGTATCGCCATGCGTCCGCCCGATACTACTCCAGACGACTCGCGCATAGGGCAGCCCGTCTGAAAATCCCGACCGACCGCGGTCAAATCATGTCCCGCAGGTAGTCTGCCAGGCTGTCCAGCGCCACCTGCTCCTGTTCCCGCTCCTCGCGTAGATGCTTGACGCCGATAACCCCCTGGGTTAATTCGTCCTCACCCAACACCAGCGCGAAACGGGCGCCGCTCCGATCCGCTTTTTTGAACTGGCTTTTGAAACTGCCACCACCACAGTGACAGAGCAGGCGCAGTTCAGGCAGTTCCCGCCGCAACCGGTCCGCCAGCAGCACCCCCTGTTTCTGCGGCGTATCACCCACCAGTACCAGATAGGCATCCAGGGTCTGCAACTGCAACGGGTTGTCCCGCTCCTGCAGTAACACAATCAGCCGCTCCACCCCCATCGCAAATCCGATGCCGGGGGTCGGTTTACCACCCAGTTGCTCCACCAGCCCGTCATACCGTCCACCGGCACAGACGGTGCCCTGAGCACCCAGTCGATCGGTCACCCACTCGAACACAGTACGGGCATAGTAATCGAGTCCACGCACCAGGCGGGTATTCACCACATAGGGCACACCGGCGGCGTCCAGCCCCTCGCAGAGGGTCTGAAAATGGGCTTTTGACTCGTCGCCCAGGTAATCCAGAAGCGAGGGAGCCGCTGCAATCAGCTCACGCATGGCCGGATTTTTGGAGTCCAGCACCCGCAGGGGATTACTCTGCAGACGGCGCAGACTGTCTTCATCCAGCTGCGTCTGATGTTCGGTCAGATAGGCGACCAGTTTTTCACGATACACCGCCCGTTCATCGGGAGTACCCAGGGTGTTGATCTGCAGTTCCAGGCCATCCAGACCAAGCGACTCCCAGAAACGCCGGGTCAGCAGAATCATCTCGATATCGATATCCGGACCGCTGAGTCCGTAAGCCTCGGCACCGATCTGGTAGAACTGGCGATAGCGCCCTTTCTGGGGACGTTCATGCCTGAACATAGGGCCGTAGTACCAGATGCGCTGCACCTGGTTATGAAACAGCCCATTTTCAATACCGGCCCGGACACAGCTGGCGGTGCACTCCGGTCGCAGGGTCAGACTGTCGCCATTGCGGTCCTCGAAGGTGTACATCTCCTTCTCAACGATATCGGTCACTTCGCCAATGGATCGTTTGAACAGATCCGTCATCTCCACCACCGGCGTGCGCAGTTCCCGGTAACCGTAACTGTCCAGTACCGTGCGCACTTGCTGTTCCAGGAAATGCCAGATGGGTGTCTGGTCGGGCAGGATATCGTGCATGCCACGAATGGCCTGTATGTTTTTTGCCATTACTCTTTCTATACCATTACTTAACTGTTTCCGGGCTTTCAGGCTGTCCCGTCAATTCAGGCCGTATCAATCCGGCCTGCAGAAGAATTGGTCTCGCTGCAGGTTGCACGACCGGTACAAACAGGCGTGCGGTTTTGGTTGACCAGGGTAACCTGTTCCGTCCTCTCTCACTCAATTCGGAGGGTCAATTTGGCAACGTTGCCGCGGATATGGGGAGCCAGATCATAAGGTTCTCCACGTACCGTAACCCTCACCGCCGACGCGTTGCCGAATACCATCTGATAGGGCGCTTCGCCGCCAAGCACCAGGCGATCACCAGCGACTTTATTACCGATCACCCGAAAATTGCCCGAAGCATCCTTGATGTCGGTCCAACAGGCATCGGAGAAGCTGACGCTGACCACCGCTGACAGGTCGGCCTGGTCAGTTGCTGCAGTGGGCGCCAGACTCTCAGCCAGAGGGGCTTCCACCATCCCCTCCGCACTATCTTCAGTCGGCTCAGAAGATATCTCACCCGGGACCATCGTCCCGGCTTCCGGACCCTCACTGCTCGTCGTGACGCTGGATTCCTCCGGCTCGGTAACGGGCGCATCGAGGATCTCCGGTTTATCCAGCAGTGCCGGTAACGTAACGCTCCCATCCTCTGCCACCAGAGGGCCACCCGGTTCCGCCAGGGATTGATCAACCTGCTGCTCTATCGCCTGGGTATCGCTGCCGGCACTGCCGCCAAGCGGCCACTGCAGATAGCCATACCACCAGGTCACCACCAGGCCGATTATGGCGATCACAATCAACCAGGTAATCAGTCGAATCAAGGTATGACTGCTGCGCACCTCCCGCTTGATCTCTGCCGGTTGCAGATTGGCGTTCTCTTCTTCTGCAGGTCGATAGAGATGAAAGGCATCCAGGATGGGGCCCACCGGCACATCCAGCAGACGGGCATAGTTACGCAGATAACCCTGCACGAACACAGCGCTGGGTAATTTGCTGAAATCATCCGCTTCCAGCGCTTCCAGCATGGAGACGTTCAGATGCAGCAGACTGGCCACCCGGTTGACGTCCATCTCTTTGGCGACGCGAACATCCCGCAACTGTTTTCCAGGGCCCTGGATAACCGGGGTATCAGGTGCCTCTTCGGTATTTTCGGCGGCATTCATTGTCGTTCCAGTTCTCTCAATAGCTGCACTTCCCGGGAATCGGGGAAGTTGTTCTTTAACATCAGCGAATAACTGGACACGGCATTCCGATCACCCAGCACCCGTTCATTCTGAATACCCAGCCAGAGTGACGCCGCAGTTGGTTTGGATCGCTCCAGGAAACGCTGTAGATAGGCCCGGGAAGAGAGGTTCTCGCCGATCTGAAAACTCAATTGCGCCATCTGTATCAGCGCCAGCGGAAAATTCCCGTTGTGCGTCAGGGCACGACGCAGATAGCTCTCGGCCTTTTCCAAATCATTGTTGCGCGAGGCGCAGATGCCGGCGTTGGTCAACGCCACTTCGGGGGTCTGGTAAAGCGGGTTATCCAGCGCCTTCAGAAAAGTTTTATCCGCCTCTTCAAAACGCTGCTGTTTACACAGGTATGAAGCATAGGCGTTTAATACATAGGAGTTTTTCGGGTCCAGTTTCAGGCTGCGATTAAAATGTTTCTCCGCCAGATCAGGCTCATCCAGACGTTCATACAACAACGCGATCACGTTATGAGCCTCGGCATTCGTCGGCTCCACTGCCAACGCCTGTTTGACCTTCTGCAGGGCGACATCAAGATGACCCTCCCGCATATAGGCAACCGCCAGCTTCACATACACGTCGCCCGCACCGGTTCGGCTGCTCTGACCGAAACGGCCGGTATTGTCCACCATATCCGGCGAACTGCCGTCCGGACGCACCCCAGCCTGTTGGCATCCAGCTAAAAACAACAGTGACAACACTCCCAAGATAGAGACCCGACGCACTTTCAACGTACAACTCCTCCTGCATGTTTCAATTCACGACGACTGCGATCCTTCACTCGCCCAACCAGCTGTCCACAGGCCGCGTCGATATCGTCACCACGGGTTTTACGAGTGGTGGTCACAATACCGGACTTGACCAGGCGCTGGCGGAAGGCATCGATCCGCTCCGGGGACGAGCACTGGTAGCGGGTTCCGGGAAACGGATTGAACGGAATAAGATTGATCTTCGAGGGGGTGCCTTCCAGCAGTCTGATCAGCTGTTTGGCCTGTTTATCACTATCATTGATGCCGTCCAGCATCACATATTCCCAGGTCACCTTACGGCGTTTATCACCCCTGAGGTACTCCCGACAGGCGGGAATCAACTGTTCCAGGGGATATTTCTGGTTGATCGGGACCAGTTGGTCACGCAATTCATTGGTCGGCGCATGGAGCGAAACCGCCAGGCTCACTTCGGACAGTTCAGTCAGCTGCCTGAGGGCGGGCACGATACCCGAGGTACTGATGGTAACCCGGTACTTCGACAGCATGTAGGCCAGATCGTCCTGCATGATACGGGTTGCGGTGACCACCGGATCAAAGTTGGCCAATGGCTCCCCCATCCCCATGAACACCACATTGGTAAGGCGTTTGCCAAGCTCATGTTCCGCCACCCATAACTGACCGATAATCTCCGCCGTAGTCAGGTTGCGATTGAACCCTTGCTGGGCCGTGGAACAGAAACTGCAATCCAGCGCACAACCGACCTGGGAAGAGATACAGAGGGTGGCGCGATTGGGTTCAGGGATGTAGACCGATTCGATACGATTATTACAGTCCAGTTCGAGTACCCACTTGTGGGTACCATCCAGTGCCGGCTGATCAAACACCACTTCCGGCACCCGGACTTCAGCCACCTGCTTGAGCTGCTCACGCAGCTTCTTCGACAAGTCGGTCATGGCGTCGAAATCGGTCACGCCGTGTTTGTGAATCCACTTCAGCACATTGCGACCATTGAACGCCTTGGCGCCCAATCCTTCAATGAAGGACTCCAGCCCCTGGCGGTCAAGATTCAGCAGGTTGACTTTCTGTTCAGTGCTCTGCATTACCCCATCACTCCACACGGTAAATTAAAGAGATTGCCCCCACCCCTGCAACCAGGGGTGGCCCGGCAATCAGTGCTCAGACTGAGGCAATGCAGATTGCTCAAGGTATGACCTCAACGCAACCTTTCGCAGACACCTTCGGGAAAGAAGAAGGCAATCTCAGCCGCTGCGGTTTCCGGTGCGTCCGAACCGTGGACGGCATTCTCATCGACGGTTTCAGCGAAGTCCGCACGAATGGTGCCGGGCGCGGCCTCCTGGGGATTGGTGGCACCCATTACCTCGCGATTCTTGGCGATGGCATTCTCACCCTCCAGAACCTGTACCATAACCGGACCTGAAGTCATGAAATCGATCAGATCGTTATAGAAGGGGCGCTCCTTGTGCACCGCGTAGAACTCACCGGCCTGTTCCCGGGTCAGCTGCAACATCTTTGCAGCGACGATTTTAAGGCCCGCTTCTTCAAATCTGCTGTAGATCTTGCCGATAATGTTCTTCGCCACCGCATCCGGTTTCACAATTGAGAAAGTACGCTCGATCGCCATCAAAAACTCCAATAAATTCAAACAATAAAAAAACCATGCCCAGCCAACAGGCTACGCAAGAAATGTGAATTCAGCTCTCTGAAACGACCGCATGCGAATCCCTGACCGGCAGTCGCCTGAAAAAAATCGCACCGTTAAACCGAATGGGTCCGAGAGAATCTGTTTTCTGTTTACAAAATCAGCGCTTAGTTTACCTTGCAGCGGGGGAAACAGGCAATTTATGATTCCAGCACCCCCAACCCGGGCCGCCTCAAACAGCCCGCCTGGCCGACAATACATCGGGCAACTGGGCGATTTTGTCCAGCAGCCGACTGAGCTGTCGCATGTTGCCGATCTCAACAGTAAAACGCATATTGGCCTGGTCCATCTTGCGGTTCGACTGGGTATTCACTCCGAGCACATCCACCTCTTCATTGGTGAGGATAGCGGATATATCCCGCAACAACCCTTTGCGATCAGTAGCGGTGATCTTGATATCCACCTGATAGGAACTGCTGCCCCCTTCACCCGCCCAGGCCACATCCACCAGCCGTTCCCGGTCACTCTCATCCAGGTGCGTAATCATGCCGCAGTCCCGGCGATGCACGGTGACTCCCCGGCCACGGGTGATAAAACC
Proteins encoded in this region:
- the guaB gene encoding IMP dehydrogenase, producing MRLVQEALTFDDVLLLPAHSSVLPKDVDLSTQFTREIRLNIPLVSAAMDTVTESRLAIAMALEGGIGIMHKNMTAEQQAAEVRAVKRYESGVIIDPITVGPSMTIGELVKITQANKISGVPVVDGDDLVGIVTNRDVRFETRMNEPVSAIMTPKERLITVKEGADRDEVMSKLRANRIEKILLVNDAFQLRGMITVKDIQKAKDYPFACRDDQERLRVGAAVGVGEGTEERVEALVAAGVDVIVVDTAHGHSKGVLDRVAWVKQTFPQVQVIGGNIATAAAARALVEAGADAVKVGIGPGSICTTRIVAGVGVPQITAVANVAEALEGTGVPLIADGGLRFSGDIAKVLAAGAYTVMIGGLLAGTEEAPGEVEIYQGRSYKAYRGMGSLGAMQARHGSADRYFQEDTQDSDKLVPEGIEGRVPYKGPLVNVITQLIGGVRASMGYTGCANIDEMRTKPEFVRVTNAGMRESHVHDVAITKEAPNYRQS
- the xseA gene encoding exodeoxyribonuclease VII large subunit; this encodes MPPSDTELNFQRDIYSVSRLNSEVRAVLEGSFPLLWVEGEISNLARPASGHIYFTLKDPQAQVRCAMFRMKRQRLRFQPENGLKVLIRARVGLYEGRGEFQLVAEHMELAGEGDLQQAFDALKLKLQQEGLFDSSHKLPLPLLPKRIGLITSPSGAAIRDVLSVLQRRLPAVPILIYPTQVQGEEAPRSLVNALRLAEQRQDCDLLILTRGGGSLEDLMAFNDEAVARVIHDLTIPLISAVGHEVDFTIADFVADRRAPTPSVAAELATPDREEVLDRINSLQRRIRLATIRHLTDSRRSLENLTKRLERGHPGNRLQQQLQYLDDLSLRLARGIRSQLDRRLATIGLLESRLQGVIPTHQIRRQREQFDGLSHRLILAAAANLRIKRQSLESAIGKLDTLSPLATLHRGYSITRVLPSHELLQQASQVQPGDELETRVMDGTLISVVSRIDSN
- a CDS encoding Bcr/CflA family multidrug efflux MFS transporter, producing MISPKSLLTAAIIASLVAIGPLSTDMYLPAFPMLMQSFDADINQVQNTLSIFLIGFALAQLIYGPLSDRFGRKPVLMGGLLLFALSSLAIVFTDSISTLSALRLLQAIGGSAGPVLGRAMVRDIYGPTESARLLSYISTAMAVAPAAAPIIGGYLLVWFGWHSIFLFLAVYGAIGLLLLGIRIPETAPPGSHHVMSVSSLLKNYGILLKHPTWRWYTLTCSFVFAGLFSFLSGSSFIIIEFLGYKEEQFGLFFALVVIGFMLGTQIAGRLVRRIGINRLLGYGSLIAATGGISMLILALAEVHHVAAVVVPHMVYMVGVGIVMPQSMAGALAPFPHMAGAASALLGFIQMSFAAGVGVLVGHYHDGSPLTMSFSIALMGTLTLISFRRLQRINRQNEDDDQDGEEEPASAA
- the der gene encoding ribosome biogenesis GTPase Der: MLPVIALVGRPNVGKSTLFNRLTRSRDALVADQPGLTRDRQYGVGKLGDRPYVVVDTGGLSGEESGVDQLMEQQVQAAIAEADHILFLLDARAGCTPADAVIASQLRRTGKPVSAVVNKSENLDGAMAGADFFSLGLGEPLPISAAHGRGVRSLINDVLDAFPEPDGLAPEQDTGTLIAVVGRPNVGKSTLVNRMLGEERVVAFDQPGTTRDSVFITYTHDDKPYTLIDTAGVRRRARVSEMIEKFSVIKTLQAIERANVVMLVLDAQQGVGEQDATLAGHILESGRALVVVINKWDGLQPDQRDRVKDDIDRKLPFLDFAAKRFISALHGSGVGKLYQALDSAYANATRKLATPELTRILEWTVQEHQPPMVHGRRIKLRYAHQGGQNPPIIVIHGNQTDAVPTTYKRYLVNRFREVLKLTGTPIRIEFKSGDNPFKDRKNKLTQRQVQKRQRLKSHSKRK
- the bamB gene encoding outer membrane protein assembly factor BamB, which translates into the protein MTRYLLSLPLVLLLAGCSSMNPLNWLSDEDNSEPPAELVEMASSVPARVIWSASIGDGADEQRVKLVPFVAGDRIYGASRSGTVRALEAATGRPVWSVDTELEISGGPGAGEGLVLFGTSNAEVVALEQDTGQEKWRAQVSSEVLSVPKAGRGVVVVHTIDGKLFGLDAENGAEKWVYDRSIPVLTLHGSSSPVIVDGYVICGFASGKLVMLDLQKGDLLWEITVSAPSGRSELERMVDIDGDPLVIGDVVYAVTYQGEMTAVSIQTGIVLWRRKLSSYAGMGADYGQIYVSDEADHVVSVDPGNGSALWKNKALQYRKLTAPMVLGEHVLVGDFEGYLHFLSRVDGRLEGRVRIAKSAISTPPLVIDGVVYIYADGGEMAAVTISDS